One genomic region from Sciurus carolinensis chromosome 2, mSciCar1.2, whole genome shotgun sequence encodes:
- the LOC124978051 gene encoding putative alpha-1-antitrypsin-related protein: MPSCSSWGLLLLAGLCCLAPGFQMAELQEIDSSDHGHQHQEPLPCHNFSADIIDLAFTLYREPATWSRHTNILFSPVSIAMAFAMLSMGTKGDTHTQILEGLKLKSRGTPEAQIHECFRHLLLVFQQPGKRRQLTMNSSLFIQRRLKLLDKFLQDSRNLYHSDIVPVNFKNIKGAKKQINSHMEQKTQRKVKGLVKDLKNGTTLALVNYISFHARWNEEAEAERHITEDFHVNKKTTVKVPMINCLGNFFLHRDKELSSWVLVQHYLGDATAFAILPDPGKMEQVEKKLTQRHFEDILSAIDLRSVNLHFPKLSISGTYDLRILLSRLGITKVFSNGADLSGITEKAPLSLSQALHKAVLTLDKKEIVTSGATKWEDNALSKAPTLQFNRPFLLIVKDEYTNFPLFGAKVVNPIQK; this comes from the exons ATGCCTTCCTGCAGCTCCTGGGGCCTCCTCTTGCTGGCAGGCCTGTGCTGCCTGGCCCCAGGCTTCCAGATGGCAGAGCTCCAGGAGATAGACTCGTCTGATCACGGCCACCAGCACCAGGAACCTCTGCCCTGCCATAATTTCTCCGCGGACATCATCGACCTGGCCTTCACCTTATACAGGGAGCCAGCCACCTGGTCCAGACACACCAATATCTTATTCTCCCCCGTGAGCATCGCTATGGCCTTTGCGATGCTCTCCATGGGGACCAAGGGTGACACACACACCCAGATCCTGGAGGGCCTGAAGCTGAAATCCAGGGGGACGCCTGAGGCTCAGATCCATGAGTGCTTCCGGCACCTCCTCCTCGTCTTCCAGCAGCCGGGCAAACGGCGGCAGCTGACCATGAACAGCAGCCTCTTCATCCAGAGAAGGCTGAAGCTCCTGGATAAGTTCCTACAGGACTCCAGGAATCTGTACCACTCAGATATCGTCCCCGTCAACTTCAAGAACATCAAAGGAGCTAAGAAACAGATCAACAGTCACATGGAGCAGAAAACCCAAAGAAAAGTAAAGGGTCTGGTCAAGGATCTGAAGAACGGCACGACTCTTGCCCTGGTGAACTACATTTCCTTCCACG CCAGATGGAACGAGGAGGCCGAGGCTGAGCGGCACATCACAGAAGACTTTCACGTGAACAAGAAGACCACAGTCAAGGTGCCCATGATCAACTGCCTGGGCAATTTCTTCCTGCATCGGGACAAGGAGCTGTCCAGCTGGGTTCTGGTTCAGCACTACCTGGGCGACGCCACTGCCTTCGCCATCCTGCCAGACCCGGGGAAGATGGAGCAGGTGGAGAAGAAACTGACCCAAAGGCACTTTGAGGATATCCTGAGCGCCATTGACCTGAG GTCAGTCAATCTGCACTTCCCCAAACTGTCCATCTCTGGAACCTATGATCTGAGGATTCTCCTGAGCAGACTGGGCATCACCAAGGTCTTCAGCAACGGCGCTGACCTATCAGGGATCACAGAGAAAGCTCCCCTGAGTCTCTCCCAG gccctgcatAAGGCTGTGCTGACCTTGGACAAGAAAGAGATAGTGACCTCTGGGGCCACCAAGTGGGAAGATAACGCCTTGTCTAAGGCCCCCACTCTCCAGTTCAACAGGCCCTTCCTGCTCATTGTCAAGGATGAGTACACTAACTTTCCCCTCTTTGGCGCCAAAGTGGTGAATCCCATTCAGAAATAG
- the LOC124978126 gene encoding alpha-1-antiproteinase-like, producing MFTSRLPSPLCLHCLNTDEDRALSPQPPSPHRPRDSEWTMPPSISWGLLLLAGLCCLAPGSLAEDAQETDAHKQDQEHAACHKIAPNLAEFAFSLYRVLAHQSNTTNIFFSPVSIATAMATLSLGAKADTHTQILEGLDFNLTEVAEADIHTGFQHLLQTLNRPNNQLQLTTGNALFIHQNLKLVDSFLENVKNLYHSEAFSTNFTDSEAARKQINSYVEKGTHGKIVDLVKELNKDAVFALVNYIFFKGKWEKPFEAEHTTEEDFHVDQATTVKVPMMKRLGMFNLHYCSTLASWVLQMDYLGNATAIFLLPDEGKLQHLEDTVTTELLSKFLKNRHIRSANLHLPKLSISGTYDLKSVLSRLGITKVFSNGADLSGITEDAPLSLSQALHKAVLTIDEKGTEASGATFLEAIPMSLPPEVKFDRPFFFVIYEHYTKSPLFVGKVVDPTKQ from the exons GACGATGCCACCCTCCATCTCGTGGGGCCTCCTGCTGCTGGCCGGCCTGTGCTGCCTGGCCCCTGGCTCCCTGGCCGAGGATGCTCAGGAGACGGACGCACACAAGCAGGACCAGGAGCACGCAGCCTGCCACAAGATCGCCCCGAACCTGGCCGAGTTCGCCTTCAGCCTCTACCGCGTGCTGGCCCACCAGTCCAACACCACCAACATCTTCTTCTCCCCTGTGAGCATCGCCACAGCCATGGCCACGCTCTCCCTGGGGGCCAAGGCTGACACTCACACCCAGATCCTGGAGGGCCTGGACTTCAACCTCACGGAGGTGGCAGAGGCTGACATCCACACGGGCTTCCAGCATCTGCTCCAGACCCTCAACAGGCCCAACAACCAGCTCCAGCTGACCACCGGCAACGCCCTCTTCATCCACCAGAACCTGAAACTGGTGGACAGCTTCCTGGAGAACGTCAAGAACCTGTACCACTCAGAGGCCTTCTCCACCAACTTCACCGACTCCgaagcagccaggaagcagatcAACAGTTACGTGGAGAAAGGAACCCACGGAAAGATCGTGGACTTGGTGAAAGAACTGAACAAAGATGCAGTTTTCGCCCTGGtgaactacattttctttaaag GCAAATGGGAGAAGCCCTTTGAGGCGGAGCACACCACGGAAGAAGACTTCCACGTGGACCAGGCAACCACGGTGAAGGTGCCCATGATGAAGCGCCTGGGCATGTTCAACCTGCACTACTGCAGCACGCTGGCCAGCTGGGTGCTGCAGATGGACTACCTGGGCAACGCCACCGCCATCTTCCTCCTGCCCGACGAGGGGAAGCTGCAGCACCTGGAGGACACCGTCACTACGGAACTCCTCTCCAAGTTCCTGAAAAACAGGCACATCAG GTCAGCCAATCTGCACTTGCCCAAACTGTCCATCTCTGGAACCTATGATCTGAAGAGTGTCCTGAGCAGACTGGGCATCACCAAGGTCTTCAGCAACGGCGCTGACCTATCAGGGATCACAGAGGATGCTCCCCTCAGTCTCTCCCAG gccctgcatAAGGCTGTGCTGACCATCGATGAGAAAGGGACAGAGGCTTCGGGGGCCACATTTTTGGAAGCCATCCCCATGTCTCTTCCCCCTGAAGTGAAATTCGACCGTCCCTTCTTCTTTGTAATCTATGAGCACTACACCAAGAGCCCCCTATTTGTGGGGAAGGTGGTGGACCCCACAAAGCAGTAG